The genomic DNA GCACTCGGAAAGCCTGCAGCCGGAAAGCTTGCGTCCGGAAGGCTTGCGCCCCGAAGGCCATCACCGGAAAGCGGACTCTGCGGATGCGTGCCGTGCTTCGGAGAACCGGCCGTGCCGGAAATCTCGGTCATCCCTCATTGTAGGTTCGTGCCGCGGCACCTGCCCCGGCCTGCGCCGTTTTTATGTCCGTCAAGCGGCTGGATTCGGGTGCCGGGCCGGACCGGTGCAGAGGCGGCTTCGGTCGGTGGGGGCTTGACCGCTATCGGATCCGCTGGCAGAGTCCCCGGCATGATCGTCAATGGGTCCGTAGGGAGTGCTCCGTGGGGACTTGACCTTCTCGATGTGGCCGCACCACCGTGGGAAGAGGACCTGCTGGTCACCGCCCGGCCCAAGGGAGTCGTCGACGTGTGGTCACTGGTGCGCGGTACGCGGTGCACCACGTTCGAAACGATGTGGGGCTCCGGAGGCTGGCGGGGGGGGGGCACTAGTGCCCGGCGAGCACCCCGTGGTGGTGGCCGGCGCGTGGGAGCGCCACGGCATATGCGGGTATGACCTGACGGGACAGCGGCTGTGGCAGGACCCCAGCCGCACGAACGTAGAGGCGGTGACCGCCCTGGCCGGAGGCCGTGTAGTCGTCACTCACCTCCGCAGGGCCACCCGTGTGCTGGAGGCAGCGACCGGGGAGGAAGTGGGTACCCTGCGGGGAGCGTTGAGAGTAATTGCGCTGACTTCGGACCTCTCGCTTGAAGCGGGTGGCGGCTGGTGCCGTCTGCTGGATCGTTCGCTGGATCCGCTCGGGTCCCGGATCGCGACCGGACTGAACACGGTTTGGTGTGCAGCCAGCGACGGGGAGCACCTGGCGATCACCGAGATAGGCGGACCCTTACGCATCCTCGACTCCGACGGGCGAGAACGAGCGAGGATAGCTGAGCACTTCCGTCATGTCCTCCATGACCCGGTGACGAACTCCTGGATCGCGGTCCACGAGCCCTCCGATGGGAAGAACTCCCTGTTCCGGTTCAGCAATGAGGGGGAGCTTCTGGAGCGCCGTCCCTGGGACCTCCGCATCCGCGGCACAGCGACGATGCGCGGAGGCAGGACGTTGATCCTGATCACGGATCAAGGCGGTCAGGTCGTGGACTGCGCAGACTGGAGCGCCCGAGGACTCCAGGTGACGTGAGCCTGAACGCTGAGTAGCCCGTGGCGCACGTGTACGCCTCCGTGCGCCGTGCGTGAGACGATTAATTGATGCGTATCAGTGACTTCTGGCGGCTTATGGATGACGAGTTCGGTTCGGCCTATTCACGGGTCCTTGCCGCTGACCTGGTCCTTGCCCCGCTGGGCGGCGTCACCGCTGCGCAGGCACTGGATAAAGGGATTGAACCGAAGGCGGTGTGGCTGGCGGTATGCGATATCCAGGATGTTCCGCAGGAACGCCGGCTGGGCCGGGATATAAAACCCAAGGCCACCTGACGGCGCAGCCGGCGTATTCGAGCGGAACACGCCGGGAACCTTATTCGAATCTTTGTTCGGATAAAGATATGCTCCTACACAGGGGTCGGTCCGAGCCGATGCGGCCCGGAGATATCCACAAGACAATGAGCAACAAGGTCCGGTCAGCCGTTTTGTCAGTGCCGCCGGATAGGGTCGTTATTAGAAAAGGACGACCGGCCTACGGGCCGCTTACTACCACAACACGAGGTGAAGAATGGCTGCTCCAGCCGACCGCGCAAAAGCCCTAGAGGCAGCGCTGGCCCAGATTGACAAGCAGTACGGCAAGGGGTCGATCATGCGGCTGGGCGACGAAGTGCGCGCCCCCGCCGAGACCATCTCCACCAGCTCGGTCGCGTTGGACGTGGCGCTGGGCATCGGCGGGCTGCCGCGCGGCCGCGTCGTGGAGATCTATGGACCGGAATCCTCCGGTAAGACCACCCTGGCGCTCCACGTGGTGGCGAATGCACAGAAGAGCGGCGGCATCGCCGCGTTCATTGACGCCGAGCACGCCCTGGACCCCATCTACGCTGCCAAGCTTGGGGTGGACACGGACTCACTCCTGGTCTCCCAGCCGGACACCGGTGAGCAGGCCCTCGAAATCATGGACATGCTGATTGGCTCCGGTTCGGTTGACGTTGTTGTCATTGACTCCGTTGCCGCTCTGGTGCCCCGCGCCGAAATCGAAGGCGACATGGGCGACAGCCATGTCGGACTCCAGGCCCGCCTCATGAGCCAGGCGCTGCGTAAGATCGCCGGCCGCCTGAGCCACACCAACACCACGGCTATCTTCATCAACCAGCTGCGTGAAAAGATCGGTGTCTTCTTCGGTAGCCCGGAAACGACCACGGGCGGCAAGGCGCTGAAGTTCTACGCCTCGGTCCGCATCGATGTGCGGCGCATCGAGACCCTCAAGGAAGGCACCAACCCGGTTGGTAACCGGACCCGGGCAAAGATCGTCAAGAACAAGATGGCTCCGCCCTTCAAGCAGGCAGAGTTCGACATCATGTACGGGGTCGGCATTTCCCGCGAAGGCGGCCTCATCGACATGGGAGTGGAGCACGGCCTGGTCAAGAAGTCCGGCGCCTGGTTCACCTATGA from Arthrobacter zhangbolii includes the following:
- a CDS encoding DUF3046 domain-containing protein, coding for MRISDFWRLMDDEFGSAYSRVLAADLVLAPLGGVTAAQALDKGIEPKAVWLAVCDIQDVPQERRLGRDIKPKAT
- the recA gene encoding recombinase RecA, producing the protein MAAPADRAKALEAALAQIDKQYGKGSIMRLGDEVRAPAETISTSSVALDVALGIGGLPRGRVVEIYGPESSGKTTLALHVVANAQKSGGIAAFIDAEHALDPIYAAKLGVDTDSLLVSQPDTGEQALEIMDMLIGSGSVDVVVIDSVAALVPRAEIEGDMGDSHVGLQARLMSQALRKIAGRLSHTNTTAIFINQLREKIGVFFGSPETTTGGKALKFYASVRIDVRRIETLKEGTNPVGNRTRAKIVKNKMAPPFKQAEFDIMYGVGISREGGLIDMGVEHGLVKKSGAWFTYDGDQLGQGKENSRNFLKDNPDLADELERRIREKLGIGVPAAEAPANPKLKAVGKDS